The following proteins come from a genomic window of Candidatus Leptovillus gracilis:
- the ilvC gene encoding ketol-acid reductoisomerase: MANIFYDKDADLSLLDGKTVAIIGYGSQGHAHALNLKDSGVNVVVGLYEGSKSWRQAEAAGLTVKTVAEATQAADAIMILTPDTSQAAIYKSDIEPYLTAGKTLMFSHGFNIRFGQIVPPANVDVSMVAPKAPGHRVREVFAEGGGTPGLVAVHQDASGQAKAFALAYAKGIGCTRAGVIETTFSEETETDLFGEQAVLCGGVTALVDAAFNTLVNAGYQPEIAYFECMHELKLIVDLMYQGGMSYMRYSISDTAEHGDYTAGPKIITDQTKEAMAQILADIRSGSYAEGWIDENANGRPWFNQRREEARTSQIETVGKQLRSMMPWLNPKEIN; the protein is encoded by the coding sequence TTGGCAAACATCTTTTACGACAAAGACGCAGACCTGAGTCTGTTAGACGGCAAAACCGTCGCCATTATCGGTTATGGCAGCCAGGGCCACGCCCATGCGCTGAACCTGAAAGATTCCGGCGTGAACGTGGTGGTGGGCCTGTACGAAGGCAGCAAATCGTGGCGGCAGGCGGAAGCGGCCGGACTCACCGTCAAAACCGTCGCCGAGGCGACGCAAGCGGCCGACGCCATCATGATTTTGACCCCGGACACCAGCCAGGCGGCCATCTACAAATCGGACATCGAGCCGTACCTGACGGCCGGTAAAACCCTGATGTTCAGCCACGGCTTCAACATTCGTTTTGGGCAAATTGTGCCCCCGGCGAACGTGGACGTGAGCATGGTGGCCCCCAAAGCGCCCGGCCACCGCGTGCGCGAGGTCTTTGCCGAAGGCGGCGGTACGCCCGGCCTGGTGGCCGTGCATCAAGATGCCAGCGGCCAGGCCAAAGCGTTTGCCCTGGCCTACGCCAAAGGCATCGGCTGCACCCGCGCCGGGGTCATCGAAACGACCTTCTCCGAAGAGACCGAGACCGACCTCTTTGGCGAGCAGGCGGTGTTGTGCGGCGGCGTGACGGCGCTGGTGGATGCCGCGTTTAACACCCTGGTCAATGCCGGCTACCAGCCGGAAATCGCCTACTTTGAATGTATGCACGAGCTGAAATTGATCGTGGACCTGATGTATCAGGGTGGCATGAGCTACATGCGCTATTCCATCAGCGACACGGCCGAACACGGCGATTACACCGCCGGGCCGAAAATCATCACCGACCAGACCAAAGAGGCGATGGCGCAAATCCTGGCCGACATTCGTTCCGGCTCTTATGCCGAGGGTTGGATTGACGAGAATGCCAACGGCCGTCCCTGGTTCAACCAGCGCCGCGAAGAAGCCCGCACCTCCCAAATTGAGACGGTGGGTAAACAACTGCGCTCGATGATGCCGTGGCTGAACCCAAAAGAGATTAATTAG
- a CDS encoding response regulator transcription factor: MATILVIDDDELVSRTLQRALKLYGHQVMVANSGAEGLQTARRHRPDLFILDIMMPGADGYQVCRQIRGDPLLSDLPVLFLTAKVKDEDKIEGFRAGGDDYLSKPFNMEELQLRVKAILRRTSPITLDPEPPNEVVVGNVTLDCRSFKVVTPSGVALLTNVQFDLLYHLMSNADQVFNSQQLLQDVWDYPRDTGSPELVRAHIKNLREKIEPAPSDPIYIRTIQGHGYTFSSAATG; this comes from the coding sequence ATGGCCACAATCCTGGTAATAGATGATGATGAATTGGTTTCCCGAACCTTACAACGCGCCCTGAAATTGTATGGTCATCAGGTGATGGTGGCTAACAGCGGGGCCGAAGGGCTGCAAACGGCGCGCCGTCATCGGCCCGATTTATTCATTTTGGATATTATGATGCCTGGCGCGGATGGCTATCAGGTGTGCCGCCAGATTCGCGGCGATCCATTGTTGAGCGATCTGCCCGTCTTGTTCCTGACAGCTAAAGTTAAAGATGAGGACAAGATTGAAGGCTTCCGCGCGGGCGGCGACGATTATCTGAGCAAGCCGTTTAACATGGAGGAGCTGCAACTGCGGGTGAAGGCGATTTTGCGCCGGACCAGCCCCATCACCCTGGACCCGGAACCGCCGAATGAGGTGGTGGTGGGCAATGTGACGTTGGATTGTCGCAGTTTTAAGGTGGTGACGCCGTCCGGTGTGGCCCTATTGACCAACGTGCAGTTCGATTTGTTGTATCACCTGATGAGCAATGCCGACCAGGTTTTTAACAGCCAACAGCTGCTGCAAGATGTGTGGGATTACCCCCGCGACACCGGCAGCCCGGAGTTGGTGCGCGCCCATATTAAAAACCTGCGGGAAAAGATTGAACCTGCGCCCAGCGACCCCATCTATATTCGCACAATTCAGGGGCATGGATATACGTTCTCCTCGGCGGCAACTGGTTAG
- a CDS encoding response regulator, translated as MANNAQSPTPTRILVVDDEPEIAESLADFLVRKEGFVVSLSSTGEEAIEFLKSTIGENHEVDLVLLDMRMPGMSGLEVLAWIRRHPVLQYTRVVLLTAAAGSNDKVEALSAGADDYITKPYYPQELLARVKTILRTQQLEKQLQRQSQQLAALNQMGQRLATTLETQEVLATAVAGAIEILGVESAAAFMLEGGRLRSKALRTADGLVATDHDLDVDQGFVGHVFARQAPALLNNPESDGRFQATTDAPPGIAPHTLMAAPLLVRGRPVGILTCYNKVNGRFQEVDLELFSSLAISISGSIENAWLFQRIRLRQQELLENRNTLQALIDGIPHPIYTINDNWTLISINKNKANQHLETDAELIGRPCYRAFFHRDTPCEHCQVALTLAQRQAQGWSVSWQGEDHLPRDWDVNAYPIPSSQAASVRAVILWQDRTEERRMESTLLQAGKLAAIGQLAAGVAHEINNPLTVINANAEMLKMFIPPEDENYEAVDLIARAGDRATKVVRGLLDFARQEQYKFTSSDINRSIRQTLDLISYQFQTADIAIIDKTSSDLPPITASWEHLKSVWLNLLVNARDAVQTAPTNRQIEITTRLSPENDYIQVLIRDNGHGMSAAEAQHIFEPFYTTKEPGKGTGLGLATSHRIIDQHGGDIHVVSAPNEGTTFIVRLPVTPQGNGR; from the coding sequence ATGGCAAACAATGCTCAATCCCCGACGCCAACGCGCATTCTGGTTGTGGATGACGAACCGGAAATTGCCGAATCCCTGGCCGACTTTTTGGTTCGCAAAGAGGGGTTCGTCGTTTCGTTGTCCAGCACCGGGGAAGAGGCGATAGAGTTTCTAAAATCAACGATTGGCGAAAACCACGAAGTTGATCTGGTGCTGTTGGATATGCGGATGCCGGGGATGTCTGGGCTGGAGGTGTTGGCCTGGATTCGGCGGCATCCGGTGCTGCAATATACGCGGGTGGTGCTGCTAACGGCCGCTGCCGGCAGCAATGATAAAGTAGAAGCGCTCTCGGCCGGGGCCGACGATTACATCACCAAGCCCTATTATCCGCAAGAGCTGTTGGCGCGGGTGAAGACTATTTTGCGCACGCAGCAGTTAGAGAAGCAGCTTCAGCGCCAGAGCCAGCAGTTGGCGGCGTTGAACCAGATGGGCCAACGGTTGGCGACGACGCTGGAGACGCAAGAAGTGTTGGCAACGGCCGTTGCTGGGGCTATCGAAATTTTAGGCGTCGAGTCGGCGGCCGCCTTTATGTTGGAAGGGGGGCGGCTGCGCAGCAAGGCGCTGCGCACGGCCGATGGCCTGGTAGCCACCGACCATGACCTGGATGTGGACCAGGGGTTTGTGGGCCATGTTTTTGCCCGGCAAGCGCCAGCTTTGCTGAATAACCCAGAGAGCGACGGCCGTTTCCAAGCCACCACCGACGCCCCGCCCGGCATTGCGCCACACACCCTGATGGCCGCGCCGCTGCTGGTGCGCGGCCGGCCGGTAGGCATTTTAACCTGCTACAACAAGGTGAACGGCCGTTTCCAGGAAGTAGACTTAGAGCTGTTTTCCTCCCTGGCTATCTCCATCAGCGGCTCCATCGAAAATGCCTGGCTGTTCCAACGTATCCGGCTGCGGCAGCAAGAGCTGCTGGAGAACCGCAACACCCTTCAAGCCCTCATTGATGGCATCCCCCATCCCATTTACACCATCAACGACAATTGGACGCTCATCTCCATCAACAAAAACAAGGCCAACCAACATTTAGAAACAGACGCCGAACTGATAGGACGGCCGTGTTACCGCGCCTTTTTCCACCGGGATACCCCCTGCGAACACTGCCAGGTTGCCCTGACGTTGGCCCAAAGACAGGCGCAAGGCTGGTCTGTAAGCTGGCAGGGCGAAGACCATCTACCCCGCGATTGGGATGTTAACGCCTACCCCATCCCCAGCAGCCAGGCCGCTTCCGTCCGCGCCGTCATCCTCTGGCAAGACCGCACCGAGGAGCGCCGCATGGAAAGCACGCTGCTGCAAGCCGGTAAACTGGCGGCGATTGGGCAGCTTGCGGCCGGCGTGGCCCATGAGATCAACAACCCCCTCACTGTCATCAACGCCAACGCCGAAATGCTTAAAATGTTCATTCCGCCCGAAGATGAAAACTACGAAGCGGTAGACCTGATCGCCCGCGCTGGGGACCGGGCCACCAAAGTGGTGCGCGGTTTATTGGACTTCGCCCGGCAGGAACAGTATAAATTTACCAGCAGCGATATAAACCGCTCCATCCGCCAGACATTAGACTTGATCAGCTATCAATTTCAAACGGCCGACATCGCCATCATAGACAAAACATCGTCCGATTTGCCGCCCATCACCGCCAGTTGGGAACATTTGAAAAGCGTCTGGCTGAATTTGTTGGTCAATGCGCGGGATGCTGTACAAACCGCGCCGACCAATCGGCAAATCGAAATTACCACGCGCCTATCGCCGGAAAACGACTATATTCAAGTGTTGATCCGTGACAATGGTCACGGAATGTCGGCGGCCGAAGCGCAGCATATTTTTGAACCGTTTTACACTACAAAGGAGCCGGGCAAAGGAACTGGTTTGGGTTTAGCCACAAGTCATCGTATCATAGACCAACACGGCGGTGACATTCATGTGGTCAGCGCCCCAAACGAAGGAACGACATTTATCGTCCGTTTGCCTGTGACGCCACAGGGTAACGGCCGTTAA
- a CDS encoding 2-oxo acid dehydrogenase subunit E2 — protein sequence MAEFIVMPKLGFDMREAVLVSWLKEVGEPVTKGEVVAEIESDKATLELESLVSGTLLKQLEKEGSVVPVGANLAIVGEAGEDISSLASGNGESQAPAEEAAPKADAAAEQTPAPAAAPALETAVSTEFPGGLKATPVARRLAEKRSVDLRRVNGSGPDGRIRKSDVEAYLAAPPAPTATPTQVMGAAAPAGPETTEIPASRLRQAIARRMTESKTSVPHFYVTNEIDMEPVLALRQQINDLLADEQKISVNDMIVKAAALALQEFPNLNAAFAGDKIIRHNRIHVGTAVAVEGGLLTVVQRDTNLTPLAQVAADNRAMIGRARVGKVKPEDVEGSTFTISNLGGFDVDHFIAIINPPDAAILAVGSARQVPVVVDGQLAVGTRMKATISADHRVTDGAEAARFMQAFKSILEHPLRLLL from the coding sequence ATGGCTGAGTTTATCGTCATGCCCAAACTTGGCTTCGATATGCGCGAAGCTGTGCTGGTGAGCTGGTTAAAAGAGGTCGGCGAGCCGGTGACCAAAGGCGAAGTAGTGGCCGAGATTGAATCGGACAAGGCGACGCTGGAGTTGGAATCGTTGGTGTCCGGCACGCTGTTAAAACAGTTGGAGAAAGAAGGCTCGGTTGTGCCTGTAGGCGCAAACCTGGCGATTGTTGGCGAAGCCGGGGAAGATATTTCGTCGCTGGCGTCGGGCAATGGCGAGAGCCAGGCGCCGGCCGAGGAAGCGGCCCCAAAAGCTGACGCGGCGGCGGAACAGACGCCTGCTCCGGCCGCCGCGCCTGCACTGGAAACGGCCGTATCCACTGAATTTCCCGGTGGCTTGAAGGCCACCCCCGTCGCCCGCCGTCTGGCCGAAAAGCGCAGTGTGGATTTGCGCCGCGTGAACGGGTCGGGACCAGACGGCCGTATTCGCAAAAGCGATGTCGAAGCCTATCTGGCTGCGCCCCCCGCGCCCACAGCCACGCCTACCCAGGTAATGGGCGCGGCCGCGCCCGCCGGCCCGGAAACCACCGAAATCCCGGCCAGCCGCCTGCGCCAGGCCATCGCCCGGCGCATGACCGAAAGCAAAACCAGCGTGCCCCACTTTTACGTCACCAACGAGATAGACATGGAGCCGGTGTTGGCCTTGCGGCAGCAAATCAACGACCTGCTGGCCGACGAGCAAAAAATCAGCGTCAACGACATGATTGTCAAGGCGGCGGCTCTGGCTTTGCAGGAGTTTCCCAACCTGAATGCGGCTTTTGCCGGGGACAAGATTATTCGCCACAACCGGATTCACGTGGGAACGGCCGTAGCCGTAGAAGGCGGTCTGCTCACCGTTGTTCAAAGAGACACCAACCTGACCCCACTGGCCCAGGTTGCCGCCGATAACCGGGCAATGATCGGCCGTGCCCGCGTTGGTAAAGTCAAGCCCGAAGACGTAGAAGGCAGCACCTTCACCATCAGCAACCTGGGTGGATTCGACGTAGACCATTTCATCGCCATTATCAACCCACCCGACGCTGCCATTCTGGCCGTTGGCTCCGCCCGGCAGGTTCCGGTGGTGGTAGATGGGCAGTTGGCTGTCGGCACGCGCATGAAGGCCACTATCTCCGCCGACCACCGCGTCACCGACGGCGCGGAAGCGGCCCGCTTCATGCAAGCCTTCAAGTCCATCCTCGAACATCCGCTGCGCCTGCTGCTTTAA
- a CDS encoding 2-isopropylmalate synthase has protein sequence MDEDGVVNKDSVIFFDTTLRDGEQSPGATLNVDEKLEIARQLSRLGVDVCEAGFPIASPGDFDAVRRIAEEVGPLVDGRKSGQPMVIAGLARASQVDIQRAYDAVKVAPRHRIHTFLATSDIHLKHKLKIDREECVDQVITAVTFARSLCRDVEFSPEDAGRSDPDFLVQVLGEAIKAGATTLNIPDTVGYTTPDEFGWLIKYLIANTPGADKVVWSVHCHDDLGLATANTLAGVQNGARQVEVTINGIGERAGNTSLEEVAMAIATRPQTFNLQTNIDTTQIIRTSRMVSAYTGMVVQPNKAIVGANAFAHEAGIHQDGMLKNQQTYEIMRPETVGLHASKLVLGKHSGRHAFRMRLQDLGYGDLDKEELDAAFQRFKRLADKKKVVTDADIEAIIADEIYQPPEIWKLNHIQVSCGDLSMPTATVSLTGPDGVEYRDAALGTGPVDAVYQAVNRIVGVSNRLTEFTINAVTEGLDAVAETTIRLQPENGGTAYSLNPQTNQPFVRTFSGHGASTDIVVSSARAYISALNKMLAAREEYSSEVSMTVG, from the coding sequence ATGGACGAAGATGGGGTTGTGAACAAGGATAGCGTAATCTTTTTTGATACTACCTTGCGCGACGGTGAGCAATCGCCGGGGGCGACGTTGAACGTGGATGAGAAATTAGAAATCGCCCGGCAGCTTTCGCGGCTGGGCGTGGACGTGTGCGAAGCGGGCTTTCCGATTGCTTCGCCCGGCGATTTCGACGCCGTGCGGCGGATTGCCGAGGAAGTGGGACCGTTGGTAGACGGCCGTAAATCCGGCCAACCCATGGTCATCGCCGGTCTTGCTCGCGCCAGCCAGGTAGACATCCAACGCGCCTACGACGCCGTCAAGGTCGCGCCGCGCCACCGCATCCACACCTTCCTGGCGACAAGCGACATCCATTTAAAGCACAAACTCAAAATTGACCGTGAAGAGTGCGTGGACCAGGTGATTACGGCCGTTACCTTCGCCCGCAGCCTGTGCCGCGATGTGGAATTTTCGCCCGAAGACGCCGGCCGTTCCGACCCCGACTTTTTGGTCCAGGTCCTCGGCGAAGCCATCAAGGCGGGCGCAACTACCCTGAATATCCCCGACACCGTCGGCTACACCACCCCGGACGAATTTGGCTGGCTGATCAAATACCTGATCGCCAACACGCCTGGCGCGGACAAAGTCGTCTGGTCGGTCCACTGCCACGACGACCTGGGGCTGGCGACGGCCAACACCCTGGCGGGCGTGCAAAACGGCGCGCGCCAGGTCGAAGTGACCATCAACGGCATCGGCGAACGCGCTGGCAATACCTCGTTGGAAGAAGTGGCTATGGCGATTGCCACCCGGCCGCAAACGTTCAACTTGCAAACCAACATAGACACCACCCAGATCATTCGCACCAGCCGCATGGTCAGCGCCTACACCGGCATGGTGGTGCAGCCCAACAAAGCCATCGTCGGGGCCAACGCCTTTGCCCACGAAGCCGGCATCCACCAGGATGGCATGTTGAAAAACCAGCAAACCTACGAAATCATGCGGCCGGAAACGGTGGGCCTGCACGCTTCTAAATTGGTGTTGGGCAAACATTCCGGCCGTCATGCCTTCCGTATGCGCTTGCAAGACCTGGGGTATGGCGACCTGGACAAAGAGGAATTGGACGCCGCTTTCCAACGGTTTAAGCGGCTGGCCGACAAGAAAAAAGTTGTCACCGACGCCGACATTGAAGCCATCATCGCCGACGAAATTTACCAGCCGCCGGAAATCTGGAAGCTGAACCACATTCAGGTGTCGTGCGGTGATTTAAGTATGCCCACCGCCACCGTCAGCCTCACCGGCCCGGATGGCGTGGAATACCGCGACGCCGCTCTGGGAACCGGCCCGGTGGATGCGGTCTATCAGGCGGTTAACCGCATCGTTGGCGTCTCTAACCGGCTGACCGAGTTCACCATCAACGCCGTGACCGAAGGTCTGGACGCCGTGGCCGAGACGACCATTCGTCTCCAGCCGGAAAATGGCGGCACGGCGTACAGCTTGAACCCGCAGACCAATCAGCCGTTTGTGCGCACGTTTAGCGGCCATGGAGCCAGCACAGACATCGTGGTGTCCAGCGCCCGCGCTTACATCAGCGCCCTGAACAAGATGTTGGCAGCGCGAGAGGAATATTCTAGCGAGGTTTCAATGACGGTAGGATGA
- the ilvB gene encoding biosynthetic-type acetolactate synthase large subunit translates to MKTGGQIVWESLLKEGVDVVFGLPGGAILPAYDDLMKYEYPIHHVLVTHEQSAAHMADGYARATGRVGVCIATSGPGATNLITGLATAYMDSSPIVAITGQVPTSLLGRDGFQEADVQGVSLPVTKHNYLITDVRDLADAIKEAFYIAGTGRPGPVLVDICKDALQASVEYEYPESVYLPGYKPNLNAPDEASVARAARLLNEAKKPLIVAGQGVSIARAEKELRQLAEKANIPVSTSLLGIGTFPSTHPLSISWGGMHGEAYTNYAMQECDVMFAIGARLDDRLTGAFDTFAPNAKIIHVDLDPAEMGKNITIDTPVVGDALLTLKMLLPQMQPNEHPAWLAKIADWKTESTERDIIAQETDELVAPYIMRQLWHATNEGDATVVSDVGQHQMWEAQYFHHTKRRSLLTSGGLGTMGFGLPAAIGAQMGLPDEEIWVVAGDGGFQMTMIELSTVMQERLPIKIAIINNGYLGMVRQWQDVFYNKRHAGTPLFNPDFVKLADAYGIPAKSVTRKEDVYSAIKEAQAADGPYLLDFQVEEFTNVYPMVAPGKSNADMIRRPMPNLMEGAE, encoded by the coding sequence ATGAAAACAGGTGGTCAGATTGTTTGGGAAAGCCTTCTCAAAGAAGGCGTAGACGTTGTATTCGGTCTGCCAGGCGGCGCCATCTTGCCGGCCTACGATGACTTAATGAAGTACGAATACCCCATTCATCATGTCCTCGTGACCCACGAGCAAAGCGCGGCCCACATGGCCGATGGTTACGCCCGCGCCACCGGCCGCGTTGGCGTCTGCATCGCCACCTCCGGCCCTGGGGCAACCAACCTCATCACCGGGTTAGCCACCGCCTACATGGATTCCTCGCCCATCGTCGCCATTACCGGCCAGGTTCCCACCTCCTTGCTCGGCCGCGACGGCTTTCAGGAAGCCGACGTTCAGGGCGTCAGCTTGCCTGTAACCAAGCATAATTATCTCATCACCGACGTCCGCGATTTGGCCGATGCCATCAAAGAGGCGTTTTACATCGCCGGAACTGGCCGCCCCGGCCCTGTTTTGGTGGACATTTGCAAAGATGCGTTACAGGCTTCCGTGGAGTATGAATATCCCGAATCGGTCTACCTGCCCGGTTACAAACCCAACCTGAACGCCCCCGATGAGGCTTCTGTCGCCCGCGCCGCCCGCCTGCTCAACGAAGCCAAAAAACCGCTGATCGTCGCCGGACAAGGCGTTTCCATCGCCAGAGCAGAGAAGGAACTGCGCCAATTAGCTGAAAAAGCCAACATCCCCGTATCTACCAGTTTGCTGGGCATCGGCACGTTCCCCTCCACCCACCCCCTGTCCATCAGTTGGGGCGGGATGCACGGCGAAGCGTATACCAACTACGCCATGCAAGAGTGCGATGTCATGTTCGCCATCGGTGCGCGCCTGGATGACCGGCTGACCGGCGCCTTTGATACCTTTGCCCCCAACGCCAAAATCATCCACGTAGACCTGGACCCGGCCGAAATGGGCAAAAACATCACCATTGATACCCCCGTTGTTGGCGACGCCCTGCTCACGCTGAAAATGCTCCTGCCGCAAATGCAGCCCAACGAACACCCGGCCTGGCTGGCCAAGATCGCCGACTGGAAAACAGAATCCACCGAACGTGACATTATCGCCCAGGAAACCGACGAACTGGTGGCCCCATACATCATGCGCCAACTCTGGCACGCCACCAATGAAGGCGACGCCACCGTGGTGAGCGACGTAGGCCAGCATCAGATGTGGGAAGCGCAATACTTCCACCACACCAAACGGCGCAGCCTGCTGACGTCTGGCGGTTTGGGCACGATGGGGTTTGGCCTGCCGGCGGCCATTGGCGCCCAAATGGGGCTGCCCGATGAAGAGATTTGGGTGGTGGCTGGTGATGGCGGTTTCCAGATGACGATGATCGAACTCTCGACCGTTATGCAGGAGCGGCTGCCCATCAAAATAGCCATCATCAACAATGGCTACCTGGGCATGGTGCGCCAGTGGCAAGACGTGTTTTACAACAAACGGCACGCCGGCACGCCATTGTTCAACCCCGATTTTGTGAAGCTGGCCGATGCCTATGGCATCCCGGCCAAATCGGTGACGCGCAAAGAGGATGTGTACAGCGCCATCAAAGAGGCGCAGGCCGCCGATGGTCCGTATCTGCTGGATTTCCAGGTGGAGGAATTCACCAACGTCTATCCGATGGTCGCTCCTGGCAAGAGCAACGCCGACATGATTCGTCGTCCGATGCCTAATTTGATGGAAGGTGCAGAATAA
- a CDS encoding helix-turn-helix domain-containing protein — protein sequence MNNQTTLTELNIGDVLRLALPLSTTVSAGARHARRNVKWAVLLTSWADLDDQVEQGDLLIIPPVLEEQTPTTSLMDLLDKVVELEVAGLLIFKEVPENIAEKASALNLPLLVAPPGISVRDAHQAIVFLLADRQAATAERGMQLYRKLSEMSREEQGLQAMTDVMSKLTGKIVVIQDKRLEVRAISSPRTTDVDEAELIEVLMQRDELPAVLRNRKAAAKARQSYWQQLLPVKNLARLVSPIISGDRARGYLSVVGPADQLDLLDNLTVEHGAAACALEMAKAKAVSEAKKSLRGDFLEGLLAGTLPQKEIERLAGRLDHDTTQPHAVMTFAWNGPELPSLRRLETTINWLLRNHPRPALVHIYGDQHACVFQSLKSVEDMESAHELARRLLEQVDAEYPNTHLMGGISGPVLTLADWPQVYHEALQAMQLGQRLKMNQVVEFGSLGIYRLLGRLENVPAVVEFTDQVIGPLVRYDDQHRSTLVQTIDAYFTHHGNISQTAEALFIHRNTLLYRLDRIQELTNHNLSQANMRLALQLALKLWQLRPESPRIS from the coding sequence ATGAATAACCAAACAACACTTACCGAACTAAATATAGGCGATGTCTTGCGCCTGGCTTTACCCCTCAGCACCACGGTTTCCGCCGGGGCGCGGCACGCCCGGCGCAACGTCAAGTGGGCCGTTCTGCTGACAAGCTGGGCGGATCTGGACGACCAGGTAGAGCAAGGTGATCTACTGATCATCCCCCCGGTTTTGGAAGAACAGACCCCCACAACCAGCCTGATGGACCTGCTAGACAAGGTGGTCGAGCTTGAAGTTGCCGGGCTGCTTATCTTCAAAGAAGTGCCCGAAAACATCGCCGAAAAAGCCAGCGCCCTTAACCTGCCCCTGCTAGTCGCCCCGCCCGGCATCTCCGTCCGCGATGCGCATCAGGCCATCGTCTTCCTCCTGGCCGACCGGCAGGCGGCCACGGCCGAACGTGGGATGCAGCTTTACCGCAAACTATCGGAAATGTCCCGCGAGGAACAAGGGCTGCAAGCCATGACCGATGTCATGTCTAAGCTCACCGGCAAAATTGTGGTCATCCAGGATAAACGGCTGGAGGTGCGGGCTATTAGTTCGCCTCGCACCACCGACGTGGATGAAGCGGAACTCATTGAAGTGCTGATGCAGCGCGACGAACTGCCGGCCGTGCTGCGCAACCGCAAAGCGGCGGCCAAAGCGCGGCAAAGCTATTGGCAGCAGCTTTTACCCGTTAAGAACCTGGCGCGTTTGGTCAGCCCTATTATTTCCGGCGACCGGGCGCGTGGGTATCTGTCTGTGGTTGGCCCGGCCGATCAGCTTGATCTGTTGGATAACCTGACGGTGGAGCATGGCGCGGCTGCCTGCGCGCTGGAAATGGCAAAGGCCAAAGCGGTCAGCGAAGCCAAAAAGTCGCTGCGCGGTGATTTTTTGGAGGGTTTGCTGGCCGGAACACTGCCGCAAAAAGAGATCGAACGGCTGGCCGGCCGTCTGGACCACGATACCACTCAGCCCCATGCGGTGATGACGTTTGCCTGGAATGGGCCGGAACTGCCTTCTTTGCGACGGCTGGAAACCACCATTAACTGGCTGCTGCGGAATCATCCCCGGCCGGCGCTGGTACACATTTATGGCGACCAGCACGCCTGTGTTTTCCAATCGCTCAAGAGCGTCGAAGACATGGAATCGGCGCATGAACTGGCCCGACGGCTGTTGGAGCAGGTAGACGCCGAATACCCGAATACGCACCTGATGGGTGGCATCAGCGGGCCGGTGTTGACGTTGGCCGATTGGCCCCAGGTTTACCACGAGGCGCTGCAAGCGATGCAGTTGGGCCAACGGCTAAAGATGAACCAGGTGGTGGAATTTGGCAGTTTGGGCATTTACCGCCTGTTGGGGCGGCTGGAGAATGTGCCGGCCGTGGTGGAGTTTACCGATCAGGTGATTGGGCCGCTGGTGCGCTACGACGATCAGCATCGCAGCACGTTGGTGCAAACCATTGACGCCTACTTCACCCATCACGGCAACATCAGTCAGACGGCCGAAGCGCTGTTCATCCACCGCAATACCTTATTGTATCGCCTGGACCGCATTCAGGAGCTGACCAACCACAATCTGAGCCAGGCCAATATGCGGCTGGCGCTGCAACTGGCGCTCAAATTATGGCAGCTGCGCCCAGAATCACCGCGGATAAGTTAA
- the ilvN gene encoding acetolactate synthase small subunit, which produces MQTKQHTMIAWMEDKPGVLNRVAGLFRRRNFNIESLAVGHSETPGISRMTFVARGTPRDMSQIRTQLDKLINVVDIQDVTNEPVVMRELALLKVQASNGNRSQVMQIVDIYRASIIDVDLDSMIVQIVGPEERVESFIKLLSNFGIDEMVRTGRVAMVRGGKSEKQRDVETAVRGYTNGNG; this is translated from the coding sequence ATACAGACGAAACAACACACGATGATTGCCTGGATGGAAGATAAACCGGGCGTTTTGAACCGGGTGGCCGGGTTGTTCCGCCGCCGCAACTTTAACATTGAGAGTCTGGCTGTGGGGCATAGTGAAACGCCAGGCATCAGCCGCATGACGTTTGTGGCGCGGGGAACGCCCCGCGATATGAGCCAGATTCGGACGCAGTTGGATAAGTTGATCAACGTCGTGGACATTCAGGACGTGACCAATGAGCCGGTGGTGATGCGTGAACTGGCGCTGCTAAAGGTGCAGGCGAGCAATGGCAACCGGTCGCAGGTGATGCAGATCGTGGATATTTATCGCGCAAGCATCATTGATGTAGACCTGGATTCGATGATTGTACAAATTGTCGGCCCAGAGGAGCGGGTGGAATCGTTTATCAAGCTGCTGAGTAATTTTGGCATTGACGAAATGGTGCGCACCGGCCGGGTGGCGATGGTGCGCGGTGGCAAAAGTGAAAAACAGCGGGATGTGGAAACGGCCGTTCGCGGCTACACCAATGGAAATGGTTAG